The genomic window CATCGCCCGGTCCAGTTCGGCCTGGCTGATGGTGGGCTCGGTCGCCGCGACGGGCAGTTCGACGACGGCCGCCTTGCCGGTCTGGACCTGGGCGCGGTAGGCGTCGCGTACCGAGACCATCGACCGGTTGACGTCGAGGGACTTACCCGCCTTGCCGGGCACGGCGACGGCCTTGTTCGGCTCGAACTTGATCGTGCCGTCGTTGGCCGAGCCGGAGACGCCCGCCAGGTCGGTGAGGGCGACTCCGAGCTTCTCCTCGTCGACTGGGATCACCGGGTCGGCGGGGCGTGCCCCGCCGAACAGGGAGCCGATCACGGAGACCGGGTTGTAGTCGCTGCCGGCGGCGCCACGGACGGTCTCCTGGCTGTCCAGGGTGAGACCCGCCTTGTCCGGGGCGAGTTCCTCCTCCTTGCCGTCCACGGACAGCTTGAGAGGTGCCTGGGCGCGCTTGCCGAAGGCGGCTTCCAGCTTGGTGACCGCCTCCTCCTTCGTGCCGCCGCCGATGTCGACGCCGAGCACCGTGGTGCCCTTGGGCACCTCGGAGTGGTTCATCAGCAGCCCGGCTCCGTAGGCCACGCCGAGCAGCACGAAGACGGCCGCACCCAGGAGCACCGGCTTGGAGCGGCCCTTCCTGGCGGGCGGCGCGGGCTTCGGAGCGGGCCGGGGCGCGGGCACGTGCGCGCCCGGGTCGGCCGGCCCGCCGCCTTGGGGGCCCTCGGGGGGCCGGACCGCGCCGGGACCGCCGGGGAACGCCGGGCGCGACGCCGAGGGGATGACGGGGATGCCGCTGGTGAGTGTGTCACCCGACACGTTTCCGCCGGGCACCTGGCCGAGGCCGGGCACCGGGGTCTGCGGGGTGAGGATCGCGGTGTCGTCGGACATCCGCGGCGGCGCCCCGCCGGGACCGCCGGGACGACCGCCGACCGGCCCACCGGGGCGACCGCCCACCGGACCGCCGGGGCCGGCAGGTCCGCCCGCGGGGCCGCCGGGGAAGTTGTCGAGGTTGGGCGTGAGGGAGGAACTCCCCGTCACCGGACCGGTGGTGGGACCGGACGGGCCGGGGCCGCCCGGCTGTCGCACACCGGGGCCGGGTGTGGTCAGCGGGCCGCCGGGGCCGCCCGCGCCGAACCCGTCGAGAGCGCTGCCGCCCTGCCCTGCGCCCGGCTGCTGCGGACCGTCCGAGAAATACGGCGAGTCCACGCGGGGCGGAGTCGGCGCGGGGCCGGGGCCCCGGCCCGCACCCGAAGGATCACCGGAGGCGGGGCCTCCGGGGCCCGGGCCGGGCGCTCCCGGTGGCGGGGTGGCGGACGCCGTCCCCTGAGGCGGGGTCGGAGCCTTGCGCGGCGCGAACCAGTCGCTGCCGCTCTTCTCCCGGGCCGGCTTCTCGGCCGGGGTCTCGGCGGCCGGGGCGCCGTCACGGGTCTCGGCCCCGGGTCCGGGCACCGCTCCGCCGGAGGACGGCGCGGATGCGCCGGGCTTGGGCGTGCTGCCGGCCCGCTCGCCGGCCGGAGCTCCGCCCGATGCGTCCGTCTCACTCATCGGTGTACGCATCACGACAGGCGGGATCGGACGCGAACCGGGGATGTTGATCCGGATGCGCGTCGTCAGCGTCGTCTCTGTTCTGGGCTCCTCGGGCTGAGGCGGATCCGCAGGCTCCGGAGTGTCGTCCGGCCCGTTCTGTGACGGGTGCAGCGACGGATACTGGCGTGATCCGTACGGCGGCGTACCCGACGGGTACGCGGCTCCGCCGCGCCCCTGGGGGCCGGAGGACGAACTGTCAGTTTCACGACTCAAAGCAGGTTCTCCCGATTGGCTCCGCCGCCCGTACTTCCCCCATGCCGCAGGCCAGGGGACGGCTCGGCGCGCGCACCACCATACTGGCCGCCACCGTAAGACTCTCCGCGCGCGGGTGAAACAAGGATGCACCCATCACCCGGCGGGGGAGCAATCCGGAGGCGGACATACCACATCATGTGCCAGGTCCGCCGGTGTTGTTGGCCGGAAATGGCAGCCGCGACATCGTGGCACACATCACAGCGACCGCCATTCCGCCGAGCAGGAAGAGCGCCAGGCCGATCTCCTCGCCGAAGACGTAGTCGCCCTCGGGACGCCCGCCCAGCAGCAGGACGACGGAGATGAACCAGCCCACCGCCGGCACCAGGGCGCCGAGCTGTGTCCCGGTCAGCACCCGGCCGCCGTAGAACAGTCCGGCCGACGCGGCGAGGGCGAGCAGCAACCCGCCCGGGAACACGGCTGCCTGGACGAGGGTGCCCGCGAGTCCCACGGCCGCTCCCAGGATCACCAGGCCGACGTAGAGCGGGATCCGCGCCGGGTTGGGCGGCGCGGCGAGACCGGTGGGCGCCGGGCTTCTCGGCGGGGCGTTGGTGCGCGGCGACTCCGACGAGGCTCGGGGCCTCTGCCTGCTGCTCATGCCTGTGCTCCCGGTGCGAGGGCCGCGTCCGGCACGCCCGCGAAGAGGTCGTGCTCCCTGCCCCCATCCTGGCCGCCGTGGACCCCGCGCACCAACTGGTAGTACTCGGTCGTGAAGACGGGCTGCCCGAGGTCGTTCGAGAGGGCGAAGAAGGGCCCGTCCACGGCGATCTGCGTCGCGTGCGCCCGCATGGCCGCGGTCTTCGCCTCGGCGTACGCGGAGCCGTCGATCTCCGTCGTGATCTCCGCGTCGTCCACGACACCGGGTACGTCGTCGATCGCGGCGATCCCCGGGAAGGCGTCGGGCCGCGTCTCACGGAGCCTGGCGAACAGTTCCTCGGCCACCGGCCGCGGCACCCTGTTCCAGTAGATCTTGGCAATGGTGTGCGGGGCGCCGGAACCGGCGTCGTGGGCGGGATCGGCCGCCAGTTCCGCCGCCCGCATCGCGACGCGGTGCGCCTGGATGTGGTCGGGGTGGCCGTAGCCGCCGTCGGGGTCGTACGTGACGAGGACCTGGGGGCGCAGGGAGCGGATCACTCCGACGAGGGAGCCGGCCGCCTCGTCGGGGTCGGCGGCCCAGAAGGCGCCGGGGCGGTGGTTCTGCTCGGTGCCCATCATTCCGGAGTCGCGGTAGCGTCCCGGGCCGCCGAGGTAGCGGTGGTCGGTGACGCCGAGCTCCCTCATCGCGGCGGCGAGTTCGCCGGTGCGGTGGGCGCCCAGGCCGCCGTCACGGTCCGCGGCCAGGTGCGCGAGGTCCGGCGGGATGACCTCGCCCTCCTCGCCGAGGGTGCACGTCACCAGGGCGACGTGGGCGCCCTCGGCCGCGTACCTGGCCATGGTGGCGCCGTTGTTGATCGACTCGTCGTCGGGGTGCGCGTGCACGAGGAGCAGACGGCGGCGGGGAAGGTCCTTCATGGGACCACCCTACGAGCCGCCCGCCCCCCGGGCCGAACGCCCCACGGGTTCGGGGGCGCACCGCACACCGGTCAGAACTTGATGCCCCCGATCATTCCTGCCACGTTCGACGTCACCTCCGAGATGGTCGGTGCGATCGACGAGCTCGCCAGGTAGAACCCGAGCAACATGCAGACCACCGCGTGTCCGCCCTTCAGTCCGGATTTCCGGATGAGCAGGAAGACGACGATCGCCAGCAGCACCACCGCCGAAATCGAGAGTGCCACGGCGGTTCACCTCCATCAGTACGGTCGGGACAGGCAGCACACATGGAGCCAGCAGGTTCATACCCACCGAGCGCTACGGATCATAACTATCCGTGCCGACGCATTGATCGGGGCACAGCAGCACGAGGGGCGCACGGACCGCCCGGCGAGGGCTAGGTTCGAGGCCATGACCTCGCAGAAGCTGTCTTTTCCCCGCCAGCACGCCCGGACCCAGAGGTTCACTCTCGGCGCACCGCGGGCGTTCACCGTCTCACCGGATGGGACGCGGGTGCTGTTCCTCAGGTCGGCGTCCGGCACCGACCGGGCTAACCGGCTCATGGTCCTGGACACGGGGACGGGCGAGGAGCGGGTCGCCGCCGATCCCGCCGCCCTGCTCGGCGGTTCGGCGGAGAAGCTGTCACCGCAGGAGAGGGCCCGCCGCGAGCGGACCAGGGAGGGCTCGGCGGGCATCGTGGGCTACGCCGTCGACGACGCGGCCGAGTTGGCCGCCTTCACGCTCTCCGGAAGGGCGTACGTCGCGGAGTTGAGGGCCGGCACGGCGCGCGCCCTGCCGGTACCGGGCCCGGTGATCGATCCGCGGCCCTCCCCCGACGGCCGTCACGTCGCCTACGTCGTGCGGGGCGCGCTGCGCGTGGTCGGCGCGGAGGGCGAGCGTGACCGCGTGGTCGCCGAGCCGGAGGACGCGAACACCTCGTACGGCCTCGCGGAGTTCGTCGCGGCCGAGGAGATGAGCCGCTACCGGGGTTTCTGGTGGTCGCCCGGCTCGGACCGCCTGCTGGTCGCCCGGGTCGACGACAGCGCCGTCCAGCGGTGGTGGATCGCCGATCCGGCGCACCCCGGCAGCAAGCCCGCCGAGGTCGGCTATCCGGCGGCCGGGACGGCCAACGCCGCGGTGACGCTGTTCGTGACGGACCTGGACGGAAACCGCACGGAGGTCGTGTGGGACCGCTCGCGCTTCCCCTACCTGGCACGCGTGCACTGGTCCACGAACGGGGCGCCGCTGCTTCTCGTGCAGGCGCGCGACCAGCGCAGCCAGCTGCATCTCGCCGTCGACCCGGAGAGCGGCGCCACGCGCACGGTGCACGTCGACGAGGACGACATCTGGCTTGATCTTTTCGCCGGGGTGCCCGCGTGGGCCCCGGACGGCCGACTGGTGAGGATCACCGACGAGGGCGGCGCCCGGGTGCTCTCGGTCGGCGACAGACTGCTGACCGGGGACCGGCTGCACATCCAGGCCGTGCTGGACATCGGCGAGTCGGACATTCTGGTCCAGGCGACGGCCGGGGAGAGCGCGGCGGACCCGGAGACCGGGCAGAGCCATGTGTACCGGGTCAACGAACTGGGCGTCGAGCGTGTGAGCGAGGGCGCCGGGGTGCACTCCGCGGTGCGCTCGGGCAGGGTGACGGTGCTGGTGTCCGCCTCCCTGGAGCACCCCGGGACGGCGGTACAGGTGCTGGGTGACGGCAGGCGGATCGCCACCGTGGCGAATCTCGCCCAGGAACCGGTCCTCACCGCCCGGGTGCACCTGACGGAAGGGGGCGCACGGCGCATCCCGTGCGCCGTGCTGCTCCCCTCCGGGTACACGGAATCCGACGGTCCGCTTCCGGTGCTGATGGATCCGTACGGCGGCCCCCACGGGCGGCGGGTCGTCGCCGCTCACAACCCGCACCTCACGTCCCAGTGGTTCGCCGACCAGGGTTTCGCCGTGGTCGTGGCGGACGGCCGGGGCGCGCCCGGACGCTCCCCCGGCTGGGAGAAGGCCGTCAGGGACGACTTCACCCTCACCCTGGACGACCAGATCGAGGCGCTGCACGCACTGGCGGAGCGCTTCCCGCTGGACCTGTCGAAGGTCGCCGTGCGCGGCTGGTCGTTCGGCGGCTACCTCTCCGCGCTCGCGGTGCTGCGGCGCCCCGACGTGTTCCACGCGGCCGTCGTCGGAGCCCCGGTGGCGGACTGGCGGCTGTACGACACCCACTACACCGAGCGCTGCCTCGGCGACCCCGCGGCACAGCCGGAGGTGTACGCCCACAGCTCGCTGGTGACCGACGAGGGACTCTCCGAGCCGGCCGGTCAGGCACGGCCGATGATGATCGTGCACGGCCTCGCTGACGACAACGTGGTGGTGGCCCACGCCCTGCGGCTCTCCTCCGCCCTGCTCTCGGCCGGCCGGCCGCACGAGGTGCTGCCGCTGAGCGGGGTGACGCACATGACGCCGCAGGAGCAGGTCGCCGAGAACCTGCTCCTGCTCCAGGTGGACTTCCTCAGGCGTTCGCTGGGGCTGCCCCGGGCGTAGGGCACGGCGGCCGGGGGTACTTCACCAGCCCGGCGGCGGCGAGGCGGGCGGTGGCGGGTTGCCGGACCCGCCGCCGGTCTGCGGATAGCCGTAGCCGGGACTGCCGGCCGATGGGTAGCCGTGACCCTGCGGCCCGCTCTGCGGATAGCCGTAGCCGGGTGTCCCTCCCGGCGGGTAGCCGTAGCCCTGCGCCCCGCTCTGCGGATAGCCGTAGCCGCCGTACCCCTGGTTCCGGCCGTCGGCGTCCTGTGGGCCCCGGCGTGCGAGGACCAGCAGGGCCGTCGCCCCGGTGAGGAGGAGCAGGACCGAGGTGAGCACGATGAGCTGCTGCTCCGCCCCCAGGTCGCCGAAGCGGTCCGTCATCCGGTGGTGGAAGGCCCGGGCGGTCCCGGTGACGCCCGACAGCAGGAGGAACGCCGCGAGGATCATGCCGAGGGGCCGGGCGTGGACGGCACGGAAGAGCGCGGTCCACGCCACCACGAGGCAGAGCACCGCGAGCACCGAGCTGCTCCAGCCGGGCGGAGCGGCGGTCAGCCCGGTCTGGATGACGCGTCCGCCGATGAACCAGTCGGGATAGAGCGCGGAGGGCAGCGTGAAGAACTGGCGCACCTCCCAGGCGATCAGGACGGCCCCCGAGATGCCGAGCGCCAGGAACGCGGCGACGCCGGCCCCCTGGCCCGGCCCGGTCGGCAACGGCTCGTAGGGGTCGGCGGGCTGCCTGCGGCCGGCCGCGCCGGTGACGATCAGCGCGAGCCCGGCGGCGAGCGCGACGAAGGTCCCGATGAGGGCGCGGGTGCGCAGCTCGTCGCCGTACCGCTGGTCCATCCAGGACGCGCCGATGATCCAGACACCGGGGAGGCGGAGCGCGAAGGTGACGATGCCGGTGGTGACCAGCGTGGAGGCCGCCACCGGGGAGCGCAGCGCGGCGATCAGCGCGACGACGTAGACGAGGAACAGTGCCGGATCGGCCTGCAGAGTGGCGGGCAGCCCCTCCGGCCGGGCGTCGATATAACCCGCCCAGTAGCGCAGCAGGTCCAGCGGCTCCCCGACGGCCCGGAGGTCCCGCACGATCCAGCCGCCGACCGTGGCCGCGAGCACGGCAAGCAGCACGGCTCCGGTGATTCTGGCTCCCCGCGTGAGTATCACCCCGCGATACTCCTCCGCGGCCCGCGGACGGACAAGGGGGCCTGTGGGGCGGGGCGGGCACAGGTAACCGGCCGGGGCGACACGATGGACGCCCCGGCCGGTTCACGGCACCCGCACGGCCGTACGTTCTCCATGGTGGAGCGTTCGTATATCGGAGCCGCGACGGTCAAGTTGCCTGCGTGTTAACGAGCATGAGGGTCGTTCATCACTCTTTGTCCTCCCGGGACCCGGGCTCTCCGGGCTCTGCTGGGTCTGCGGGGTCTACCCGCTCTCCGGGCTCCGCCGGGTCTGCGGGGGCACCCGTTCCCCGGTCCCCCTTGTCCAGGGACGGCGGCGCGTCCGCGGGCTCCGGCGTCTCCAGGAGGCCCTCCGTCGGCACCACCTGCTTCTCCTCGGCGAAGTGACAGGCCGAGTCGTGCCGCGCCGGTGTCTCCGTGTCCCGGAAGACCGCGGGCACCGCCAGCAGCGGCACCTCCAGCTCGCACCGTTCCTGCGCCTTCCAGCACCGGGTGCGGAACCGGCAGCCGGACGGGATGTTCGCGGGGGACGGCACGTCGCCGTGGAGGATGATCCGCTCGCGGTGGGCACGCGCCGTCGGGTCGGGCACCGGCACGGCGGAGAGCAGCGCCTGGGTGTAGGGGTGCGTGGGGTGGTCGTAGATCTCCGCGTCCGTGCCGACCTCGACGATCCGCCCGAGGTACATGACGCCGACCCGGTCCGAGATGTGCCGCACGATCGAGAGGTCGTGTGCGATGAAGATGAAGCTCAGACCGAGGTCGGCCTGCAGCCGGTCCAGCAGGTTCACGACCTGGGCCTGCACGGAGACGTCGAGCGCCGAGACCGGCTCGTCCGCCACGATGATCTCGGGGTTGAGGGCGAGACCGCGGGCGATGCCGATGCGCTGGCGCTGACCGCCGGAGAACTGGTGCGGATAGCGGTTGATGTACTCCGGGTTCAGCCCGACGACGTCCAGCAGGTCCTGCACCTTCTGCCGGCGGCTCCCCTTGGGCGCCACCTCGGGGTGGATCTCGTACGGTTCGCCGATGATGTCGCCGACCGTCATGCGCGGGTTCAGCGAGGTGTACGGGTCCTGGAACACCATCTGGATGTTGCGGCGCACGGCCTTCAGGGCGCGGCCGGACAGCTTGGTGATGTCGTCGCCCTTGTAGCGGATGACGCCCCCGGTCGGCGGCTCTAGGTGGACCAGCATCTTGGCGACGGTCGACTTGCCGCAGCCGGACTCCCCCACGATGCCGAGCGTCTCGCCCGCCGCCAGGTCGAAGTCCACGCCGTCGACGGCCTTGACCGCGCCGATCTGCTTCTGGAAGAGGATGCCTCTGGTCAGCGGGTAGTGCTTGACCAGGCCACGCACCTCCAGGATCGGGTCGCCCTCGGCGAACGGCCGCCCGCGGTCGGCGTCCCGCGCCTCGGAGAGCAGTGTGGAGCCTCCCGCGGATCCCCCGCGCCCCGTGTCCTCAGCGTGCATCGAGCGTCTCCTTCCAGAAGTGGCAGGCGCTCCGGCGTTCCTCGTCCACGGTGTAGAGCGGCGGGACGTCCGTGCGGCACACGGCCTGGGCCATCGGGCAGCGCGGGTGGAAGGCGC from Streptomyces sp. NBC_01341 includes these protein-coding regions:
- a CDS encoding DUF6113 family protein, translating into MSSRQRPRASSESPRTNAPPRSPAPTGLAAPPNPARIPLYVGLVILGAAVGLAGTLVQAAVFPGGLLLALAASAGLFYGGRVLTGTQLGALVPAVGWFISVVLLLGGRPEGDYVFGEEIGLALFLLGGMAVAVMCATMSRLPFPANNTGGPGT
- the mshB gene encoding N-acetyl-1-D-myo-inositol-2-amino-2-deoxy-alpha-D-glucopyranoside deacetylase, with the translated sequence MKDLPRRRLLLVHAHPDDESINNGATMARYAAEGAHVALVTCTLGEEGEVIPPDLAHLAADRDGGLGAHRTGELAAAMRELGVTDHRYLGGPGRYRDSGMMGTEQNHRPGAFWAADPDEAAGSLVGVIRSLRPQVLVTYDPDGGYGHPDHIQAHRVAMRAAELAADPAHDAGSGAPHTIAKIYWNRVPRPVAEELFARLRETRPDAFPGIAAIDDVPGVVDDAEITTEIDGSAYAEAKTAAMRAHATQIAVDGPFFALSNDLGQPVFTTEYYQLVRGVHGGQDGGREHDLFAGVPDAALAPGAQA
- a CDS encoding S9 family peptidase encodes the protein MTSQKLSFPRQHARTQRFTLGAPRAFTVSPDGTRVLFLRSASGTDRANRLMVLDTGTGEERVAADPAALLGGSAEKLSPQERARRERTREGSAGIVGYAVDDAAELAAFTLSGRAYVAELRAGTARALPVPGPVIDPRPSPDGRHVAYVVRGALRVVGAEGERDRVVAEPEDANTSYGLAEFVAAEEMSRYRGFWWSPGSDRLLVARVDDSAVQRWWIADPAHPGSKPAEVGYPAAGTANAAVTLFVTDLDGNRTEVVWDRSRFPYLARVHWSTNGAPLLLVQARDQRSQLHLAVDPESGATRTVHVDEDDIWLDLFAGVPAWAPDGRLVRITDEGGARVLSVGDRLLTGDRLHIQAVLDIGESDILVQATAGESAADPETGQSHVYRVNELGVERVSEGAGVHSAVRSGRVTVLVSASLEHPGTAVQVLGDGRRIATVANLAQEPVLTARVHLTEGGARRIPCAVLLPSGYTESDGPLPVLMDPYGGPHGRRVVAAHNPHLTSQWFADQGFAVVVADGRGAPGRSPGWEKAVRDDFTLTLDDQIEALHALAERFPLDLSKVAVRGWSFGGYLSALAVLRRPDVFHAAVVGAPVADWRLYDTHYTERCLGDPAAQPEVYAHSSLVTDEGLSEPAGQARPMMIVHGLADDNVVVAHALRLSSALLSAGRPHEVLPLSGVTHMTPQEQVAENLLLLQVDFLRRSLGLPRA
- a CDS encoding ABC transporter ATP-binding protein, whose product is MHAEDTGRGGSAGGSTLLSEARDADRGRPFAEGDPILEVRGLVKHYPLTRGILFQKQIGAVKAVDGVDFDLAAGETLGIVGESGCGKSTVAKMLVHLEPPTGGVIRYKGDDITKLSGRALKAVRRNIQMVFQDPYTSLNPRMTVGDIIGEPYEIHPEVAPKGSRRQKVQDLLDVVGLNPEYINRYPHQFSGGQRQRIGIARGLALNPEIIVADEPVSALDVSVQAQVVNLLDRLQADLGLSFIFIAHDLSIVRHISDRVGVMYLGRIVEVGTDAEIYDHPTHPYTQALLSAVPVPDPTARAHRERIILHGDVPSPANIPSGCRFRTRCWKAQERCELEVPLLAVPAVFRDTETPARHDSACHFAEEKQVVPTEGLLETPEPADAPPSLDKGDRGTGAPADPAEPGERVDPADPAEPGEPGSREDKE